CGGTGGGCGCGTTGCCCTTCTGCACCTCAGCCCCCGCCTCCTTGACGGATTCCAGCGTATGAGCCTTGGAGGAGCCGGTCGCGCCGCCGCAGCCGTCACGCCCGGTGCTACCGCCCAGCAGGACGATCTGATCACCCGGAGCGGGGATCTCGCGCACCACATTCTCTTTGGGGGAAGCACCAATTACGGCGCCGATTTCCATTCGTTTGGCAACATAGCCCGGGTCGTACAGCTCAGACACCTGGCCGGTGGCCAGACCCACCTGATTGCCATAAGAACTGTAACCCTGCGCCGCGCCCACGGTGATTTTGCGGGTAGGCAGCTTACCCGGCAGGGTGTTGGTATTGCGCGGGTCACCGGAACCGGTAACGCGCATGGCCTGATATACATATGCACGGCCCGAAAGCGGGTCGCGGATCGCACCGCCAAGGCATGTAGCCGCGCCGCCGAACGGCTCGATCTCCGTCGGATGGTTATGCGTTTCGTTTTTAAACTGCACCAGCCAGGTTTCCGTCTTCCCGTCCACCTGAACAGGAACCTCGATCGAGCAGGCATTGATTTCATCGCTGACATCCAGATCCGGCAAACGCCCGCGCCGGCGCAGCAGCTTCATGCCCATCACCGCAATGTCCATCAGGCAGATCGGCTTTGTTGTGCCCGCGATTTCCACACGCGCCGAATAGTAATCCTTGAGTGCCTTGTCAATTGCCGGAGCGCCCGGCTCCACCTGAATGTCCTCGAGACGGGTGGCAAAGGTCGTATGGCGGCAGTGATCCGACCAATACGTATCAATCACCCGCAGCTCGGTAATGGAAGGGTCACGCTGCTCCGTGTCGCGAAAATAGCTGCGGCAGAACAGCAAATCCTCAAGGCTCATCGCAAAGCCCATGGAGTCGTAGTATTCTGAAAGCTTTGCGTCATCCCACGAAATCAGGCCCTCTACCCGCCGCACCGCCGCCGGCTCCTGCACCTGCAGCTCCAGCGATTCAGGCTTGTCCAGAGAAGCCTCGCGGGATTCCACGGGATTGATAACGTAGCGCTTGATCTCCTCCAGCTCCACATCGCTCACATCCCCCAACAGAACGATCATCTTAGCCGAGGCCACCTGCGGGCGCTCTCCCGCGGTTAACAGCTGCACACACTGGGCTGCGGAATCCGCCCGCTGGTCGTACTGGCCGGGCAGGTATTCCATTGCAAACACCCGCGCGCCCTCAGGCACCGAATATTCCTCATCGTAAACATGATCGGCGTTCGGCTCCGAAAAGATTGTGCCTCGCGCCGCCTCAAATTCCTCCGGCGAAAGGCCGGAAATATCGTACCGATTCACAACGCGAACCTCGTCAAGACCGGTAATTCCCAAATTCTGCTGCAAATCCTCTTTCAGATGCTGCGCTTCCACATGAAAGCCAGTTTTCTTCTCCACAAACACCCTGATGACCGCCATTGAATCCCCCGTTCCGGCCGCCAAAGCGACCTTTCCTATTTCTGTTCTATTCTATCATAGTTTGCCCCCGGATAAAATAGAAAAATCCCCTAAAAAACGCGGCTGCGGCCAATCGCTTTCCGCATAATATGCCCCTTTGAGCCGCTCCAGCAGGAAAAAAATCACAGATAACATAAAAAACGCTGTATTAATTCATTTTTTTAAGAAAATTCAGCAAGAAAATTCAATTGGTTTTTGGCAATTTCTTGCCAATTTACATTCTGCATGCTATACTGATAAAACAAGCTAAATCAAGCTCCTTACCGCATTTGGAGGAGGTTACAGACTCTGTGGCACAAACAAAACCCGAAAGCGAAACGATATGGATTCATACGCTCGGCAAATTCAGTATACAGCGTGGGGAACATGTTCTGACACAATCCAATGGGAAACCGAAGCAGGTGTGGCTTTTAATCGAGTACCTGATTGCCAACCGCAATGCACACCCCAGGATTGAGCATCTGATTCAGGCCCTGTGGGCGGATTCCCGCTCCTGCACAGACCCCATGAACGCCCTTAAAAACCTGGTGTACCGTGCCAGGGATTTGCTGAAAAAAGGTTTGCAGGACAGTGATACTGAATTTATTATCTATTCGCAGGGCTCCTATCTGTGGAACCCCGAACTGCACTGCGTGGTAGATGAAGAAGAGCTTCAGCGCCTTTCTGCTTTGGCCGGACTGCCCGGGCAGAAAGCGATGCGGCAGATTGCCCTGTACCAGCAGGCGGTTTCACAGTATCAAGGGGATTTTCTGCCAAACTCCAGCTATGCCCCGTGGGTGATCTCCCACAGGAAAGAGCTAACCGGCCTTTACCTGCAAAGTGTGCGCAGTCTTTGCCTTCTGCTGGAAGAAACGCAGGAATACGGGGAGCTGATTGCCCTGTGCGAGTCTGCGATCACCCTGGTTCCCTTTGAAGAATCCCTGCACAAATACCTGACTGGCGCTTATCTGCGCACCGGCCAGAACAACAAGGCTCTGGCGCATTATCAATATGTTACCGAACTGTTTTACCGTGAGCTTGGTGTAAACATTTCTGCTAATCTTCGAGATTTGTATCGCCAGATCACAAAAACGGTTCACCAGACCGAGCTGGATCTTTCCGTAATTAAGGATAGTCTGCGTGAAGAGCCGGACGATGACGGAGCCTATTACTGCGACTATGAAATTTTCAGAAACCTATACCGGATTCAGGCCCGATGCCTGAAGCGGACGGGGCAATCCATTATCGTGGCGCTGATGACGCTGATGGATGACAACGGAATGATTGTGAACGGTTCCGAGGCAGTGGCCGCCGTAAATCTGTTTCGAGAAGTGGTTGTACATAGCCTGCGCAAGGGTGACGCCGTAGCCGCATACAGCTCATCTCAGTTCATTATAATGCTGCCCCTGACCAACCTGGAAAACGCAGAGGGGATCATGCAGCGCATCACGCGTAAATTTGAATCCTCTTATAAAAAGAAAGACTTTAAAATCATTTTTACGTTGCGGCCGATAGAACCGCTTGAAAAATAATCATTTTTCCGTACGATCAGGCCGCCGCCACGCCGCTACAGCGGTTATTCCTGTGTCAGGCGGGTTCGCTGTCAGGTTCTTCTTTGGCCGAGAAGGGAAAAACATTCCTATGAATCGATTGCAGGAACTGGTTTCTGCACCAAATGGAATCAATTGTTACGAAGTGAATCTTATTCGCATTGTCTCTTATCACAATCGCGAAATGCAGGGGCTTTTTTACAGCCCATACTGTAAGCGATCCGCTTCATTTTTGAGTGAACTGGAGCTTTTAAATCTGCTGAACCGATGGATGGACTCCGAAGACATTCCGCAGTCCACCACGCAGCTTCGCAAATTTTCCAAAAAGTCCATCAGCAAACGGGTAAGGGAGGGGTCCCCCGTGAAATATTCATCGCAGAATTCCAGCGAGGTTTTAACAACCGCTGAGGACTGGAGCCTGCAGGAACAGCCCGAAAGCGGCGCGACGTTCATTGTACAGGTCACCATGCGGCAAAGCGCCACCTGGCAGGGTGTGCTTCAGCGAACAGATACCAATCAGGTTCGTTCCTTTCACAGCACACTTGAGCTGCTTTTGCTGCTGACCAGCGCACTGGAGGGGTCTTTGTCCTCCCCCTGGAACGACGAGCCGGCTACTGGCAACAGCACACCGAAACACTGAGTTCAATTGATTGGCAATACACTTAAAACTGCTTATCCCTGCCTAAGGCAGGGATAAGCAGTTTTCAAATGGAATCACTCAATCACTTGTAAAACGGAAACGCCCGGGTACAGTTCACTTGAACTGCACCCGAGCGCTTTTTTAGTTTTAAGTGGTAGAGTTTGATCCGCTCTGCTGTGTGTTTGCATTTGGGCCGCCGCGCCCTCCGTCTGCCGGAGCGCCGCTTCCCATCTCGGGTGGCGTGCCGCCATTGCCGGTGCCACCGTTGGTGTTCTGCCCGTTGTTCGGGCCAGGGCGTCCGCCGCCCTGGCCGCCCATTCCGCCAAGGGTGGTTTCTTCCCCGGTACTGGAAATCACGGTGCTCGCGCTGGAAAGCGTTACTTTTGTGAGCTGCGTGCCGCCGGAATACGTGCCATAGGCGGCATAGCCGTCTTCATTCGTTCCGCTGTTCGTACCGCCGGTGGAAACCGTATAGCTGCTGCCCTGTTTCAGGCCCGGCGCGCTGACGACGATCGTCTGAAACTGCTTTGTGGGAGTAAAAGTGAGAATGGAGTTGCCGGAAGCATCCGCAATATTTACCGCGATGCCGGCGGCCCGCATTTCGCTGAAGACCACCGTCAGGGAGTTTTGCTGTGAATCATCATCAGGAGCCTGCGCCATACCGGAGCTGCCCGCCGCCACAAGGATTCCGCCGGAAACCTTGTAGGTACCGTTAAAGTCCAGAGCGCCGTTGCCCGAATTCACGGGCCCATTCACCAGAACGGTACCGCCCTCCTGTACAATGTTACCGTTCGAGTCTACTCCGTCACCGGATGCGTTAATCATGACATATCCGCCGGTAATACGGATTTCATTGTTGGCATTTGCCTGAAAGCTGTCACCGGAATCGGTGTCATTGTCGCTGCCGCCCGCAGCATTGATGCCGTCGTCACTTGCAGTCACATGAACGGTTCCTCCGCTAATGGTAACGCTGGCGCCCTCAAGGCCTTCGTAGCTCTTTTCAATCTCGATGGTACCGTCCTGAAGCACCAGCGCATTGTCGGCGTGCATGCCGTCGTCGCCAGTTGAAATATTCAGCGTGCCTCCGGCCACGATTACCGTACCGTTGGAATGCACCGCATCATCTGCCGAATCGATCTGGAAGGTGCCGCCGCTCAGGTACACCTCACTGCCACCCTTCAGGGCCTTAGTGCTGGCGCTTTCCTCCTCCGTGCTTTCTGTTGTGCCGGAGCTGGCAGAAGCAGTGGTGTTCTGCGTCGCTGTCGCTGAGTTGGTCGGCGGAGTTCCGCTCGGGCGTTCCGCCTGTGTACCGGAGGTTGTCGCGGAAGCAGTGCCGGAAGAGGTGGCGCTTCTGTCGCCGGGACGTCCGCCGCCAAAACCACCCTGTCCGCCGCCCTGCGCGCCAGCGGGCTGATCCTGATGGGCAGCCGCGTTCGCGCTGCCGCCGCCGGCAACAATATCAAACGTTCCGCCGGTAACCTGCAGAATGGTCTCTGCCTGGAACCCATCCTGACCGCTGGTGATGTGGAAGGTACCGCCTTCAATGGCGATCCAGCCCTTCGTGGTGTCTTCATCGTTATTGGAGCGTATTGCGTCACCCTTTGCATCAACGGTAATGGTACCGTCTTTAATCGCCACGGCGTCACGACCCTTAATTCCGTCGTTCGCGGCGGTCACATCAATTGTACCGCTGACGATCTTCAGGGTGTCTTTACTGCCGATGCCGTTTTTATAGTTGCCCGTCACCGTCAAAGACCCGGTTCCGTTGATCGTCAGGTCGTCCTTGCTGAAAATCGCCGCGTCCGGTTCATCGCTGTCTGCGCTGTCGTATTTGTACTCCGTTGCATCGGTAACCGTGTTTTTGCTTTTCTCAGCAAGAACAATCACGGTCTTGCCGGCCTGACTGGAGTAGATCGGCGCACTTGTGGAATTCGAGAGCGTTACACCGTTGAGCACCAGGCGAACCAGGTCCTCTTTCCCCGCGCTGACCACAATCTGTCCGTCGGTCAGCGTACCGCTCAGCACATAGGTTCCTGCGGCGGAAATCGTAACCGTGCTGTCCTTCACTGCGGCACCGCTGCCGGTCACCGTGGCAGTGTTCCCTCTGAGTGTAATGGACGTGGAGCCGGACGCACTCCAGGCGGCATCCAGATCTTCTTCGGTGTATTCCACCGTCAGCGGTTTTTCTGTGGAAACTTCGCTGCTGCCGCTGCTGCTCGCGCTTTGCGTCGAGGCACACCCGGCTGCCGAATAAAGAAGCAGCACGGCGGACAAAATGCCCGCCAGAATTGCCTTTTTCTTTGATTTCATTGTAATTCCTCCATTACAGCTCTTGTTATTTCTATAATATAAAACCTGCTGTTGAATTTCTCCCCGCCCGCGGCGGGGAGAAAGATTGTGTTTGTTGTTTTATGAGAGAGTTGAGTTACAGCTCTTCGCGAAAATTGGAAATCTGCCCGCAGGAAATGCTCAGATTCCCATTTCGGCACCGAAGAGCATCGATAAATTCTTTTTCTATGACCGGGGAATCCAGTGTTACATGGTACCGCAGCTCATACAGACTGCCCATGTTCGTGGTTTTCACGTGCATCAGTTCCGCACCCTTGGTATATTTTTCAAACAGGTCGTCGAAGATTCCGTCATAGTCGCGGTCCTCCGGCAAGGTGATTTTCAGCTCCTTGCGGATTTTCCGCGGCTCTGCAAATTTTGTGGTGTACAGGATCATCGTCATCACACCAACCAGCACGAGGAAGAGCAGTGCAAAGAATAAATAGCCCATACCGGTGGCAAGGCCAATGGCCATAGCGAGGAAGATGCTGCCGATTTCTCTGGCGCTGCCCGGCACGGAACGGAAGCGAACCAGATTGAACGCGCCCATTACGGCGATTCCGGTGCCAAGGTTTCCGTTGACGAGCATAATGACAGTCTGAACAATCACCGGCATCAGCGCGAGAGTTACGACGAAGCTTTTATTGTAGGTATTGCGGAACATGTAACACAGTGCCACACCGATTCCAAGGGCCATAGAGGCCAGCGTGCAGAGAATAAGCTCATTGATTCCCACCGAAGTGGCGGTGGCGGTTGCAGTTGTGGTAGCTGCTGATAAGATACTGTCAAGCACAAATGATTCCTCCCGAATGTTTTTCGAACGCTTTGGATGCCGTAAGGCCCTCATAGCGTGTTCTGTATTTTGTTTTAGGAGCTAGGAACTCTTCATAGCAGGTTCCGTATTTGGAAAACGAAACCGGATAAATCTCCAGCTCCGTCATTAGGCGGCAAAGCCACAGGGGCATTACCCCGGGTACCTTGATTTCCATCAGCACCCGCTCGGGGTCAATAATGGGTGATCCTGAGTCGCCACGGCTCAAATCCAGCGATGTATCGCGCCAACGCAGATTCTGGTCAAAGGTAATACGCAGCTCCGAATCCCCCCGCCCGAACAACGCCACCCGGTCGTACCCGATAAACGTCTTCGGAACAGGCCGGTAGAAATCCACGAACCAGCGAATCTCCTCGAAAATCTGCGAGTCCTCCTGCGGCAGCCGGCCAAAGGTAAGAAAATCCATTGTTTCCTCCAACGGCAGCGAAATCCGCCGTTTGTACACAACGTCCTTGTATTTCTTTTTCAGCTCCAGGAATACCGAATCACCCTGCTGCGGCACGCCGTAGCTGCGCACCCGGATTTTCTCCTTATATACCGGCTTATCCAGCGACATGCGGATCAGCCGGTAATCCTCGGTATCCAGATACAGATTGCAGATCGTATGCCGGCCGTACTGGTCGTGCTTCATATAAGGCGTCAGTTCCGCTTCCAGCGCGGCATACTGTGTCTGATTCATCAGATATTTCTTTTCATATCGCTTGAACACATCTTGATACTGCGTCATTTAAAATCCCTCCATCAGTCAGATTTTATATAGGGCCATTCTCCGCTGGAACAATCCGTTCGGATGTGCTAAACTAGGGGAAAATGCCCGGGAATGTTTTGTTGTGAGACCATCATAAATCAAAAGACTGAAATTACTCTGAAAATACGGCTTCAGAGTAATTTCAGCCTGATGAGCTAAGATAAGCATCAAAGATAAACTCCGGCAACGAGGAGAAGATTTTTTCCATTATAAAGGAAAATATCAATATAATTATAAAAATTGCTGGGGCAACGGGGAGGGGTCGGCTATGAATATTTTAATTGTGGAGGACGAGGTTCGCCTTTCGGAAGCGTTGGCCCAGATCATGACGGAGCAAAAGTATTCCGTAGATGTGGTTCACGACGGCGAGGACGGCCTGGCCTATGCGGAAAGCGGATTGTACGATGTGGTCGTTCTGGACGTGATGCTGCCAAAGCGCAGCGGGTTTGAAGTAGTGCGCACTCTGCGCGGCAAAAAGATTGCCACACCCGTGCTGCTGCTCACCGCGCGGGACGAAATATCTGATAAAGTGACTGGACTGGACTGCGGCGCGGACGATTACATGACAAAGCCGTTTTCGCCCGAGGAACTTTTGGCGCGGGTTCGTGCTCTGGCGCGCCGCCAAGGCGATGTGGTGCTGGAGGAAATGACTTTTTCCGATATTACACTGAATCTGTCTGCCTATACGCTGCAGTGCGGCGCGAAATCGGTGCATCTTGGCTTTAAAGAATTTGAGGTAATGCGCCTGCTGATGGGGAATCCCTCAATGATCGTGCCAAAGGATGACCTGATCACCAGAGTATGGGGAACCGAATCCGGCGCGGAAGATAACAATGTAGAGGCCTACATTTCTTTTCTACGGAAAAAGCTGTTCTTTCTTGGCTCAAGGGTTAACATCGGTACCGTGCGCAAGGTTGGCTACCGTTTGGAGGAGGATGCTTCATGATCCAAAAGCTGCGCCGTAAATTTGTACTGATCAACATGTCTCTCGTGTTCTCCGTACTGCTCATCGTATTTTCAGTGCTGCTGTACACCAGTTATCAGCGGCTGGAAAACACCAGCCGGAACGACATGCAAATGGCTCTGACCCGCACCTCTGAAAAAACACCGCCAAAGTTCGAAATTGGCGGCAGCAAGCCGCAGAATCTGCCGTCTAGCACACCGATTATCTGCGCGGTGCTGAACAGCGACGGAGAAATTCTGAAAACGGTGGGACAGAATGCGGAAATCTCGCAGCAGGTTCTGGAGCAGGCGGTGCAACAGGCCCTGGAATCGAATGCGCAGGAGGGCACCATTTCTTCTCTCGACCTGCGCTTTCTGCGGAAGGACATGCCTGATGGAACGAAAATCGCCTTTGCGGACCGAAGCCATGAGCGCGATTCCATCCGCAGCCTTCTGCTCAGCGCGCTCCTGGTGGGGCTGGGCGGGCTAATCGCCTTTTTCCTGATCAGCCTATACCTGGCACGGTGGACGCTGCGCCCGGTGGAGCGCGCGTGGGAGCAACAGCGGCAGTTTGTGGCCGACGCTTCTCACGAGCTGAAAACCCCGCTGACGGTGATCCTTGCCAACACCGGAATTCTGCTTTCTCACCGCGAAAGCACCATTGAACAGCAGCTGAAATGGGTGGAATACACCCGCACAGAGGCGATCCGCATGAAGCAGCTGGTAGACGACCTTCTGTTCCTGGCCAAATCCGATGCACGGCGCATGCCGCCGCTCCAAACGCCGGTAGATTTGAGCAATGTTGCATGGAGCAGCCTTTTGCCGTATGAATCCGTCGCGTTTGAACAGGGGGTCACCCTGAATAGCAGTATTGCGCCGAACCTGTTTGTGCTGGGGGATGCGGGCCGCCTGCAGCAGTTGATCGTAATTCTGCTGGACAACGCCTGCAAATATGCCGGGGAGCACGGGGTCGTTACCCTAACGCTCGAGCAAGCGCAAGCTAAGGCCCGGCTGACAGTGAATAACACCGGGGCTTTGATCCCCACCGACCAGCTGGAGCAGATTTTTGAGCGCTTTTACCGTCTGGACCAATCCCGCGCCCGAAAAACCGAAGGCTACGGTCTAGGCCTTTCCATCGCTAAAACCATTGTGGAAGCACACG
Above is a window of Faecalispora anaeroviscerum DNA encoding:
- a CDS encoding response regulator transcription factor, producing MNILIVEDEVRLSEALAQIMTEQKYSVDVVHDGEDGLAYAESGLYDVVVLDVMLPKRSGFEVVRTLRGKKIATPVLLLTARDEISDKVTGLDCGADDYMTKPFSPEELLARVRALARRQGDVVLEEMTFSDITLNLSAYTLQCGAKSVHLGFKEFEVMRLLMGNPSMIVPKDDLITRVWGTESGAEDNNVEAYISFLRKKLFFLGSRVNIGTVRKVGYRLEEDAS
- a CDS encoding carbohydrate-binding domain-containing protein; translation: MKSKKKAILAGILSAVLLLYSAAGCASTQSASSSGSSEVSTEKPLTVEYTEEDLDAAWSASGSTSITLRGNTATVTGSGAAVKDSTVTISAAGTYVLSGTLTDGQIVVSAGKEDLVRLVLNGVTLSNSTSAPIYSSQAGKTVIVLAEKSKNTVTDATEYKYDSADSDEPDAAIFSKDDLTINGTGSLTVTGNYKNGIGSKDTLKIVSGTIDVTAANDGIKGRDAVAIKDGTITVDAKGDAIRSNNDEDTTKGWIAIEGGTFHITSGQDGFQAETILQVTGGTFDIVAGGGSANAAAHQDQPAGAQGGGQGGFGGGRPGDRSATSSGTASATTSGTQAERPSGTPPTNSATATQNTTASASSGTTESTEEESASTKALKGGSEVYLSGGTFQIDSADDAVHSNGTVIVAGGTLNISTGDDGMHADNALVLQDGTIEIEKSYEGLEGASVTISGGTVHVTASDDGINAAGGSDNDTDSGDSFQANANNEIRITGGYVMINASGDGVDSNGNIVQEGGTVLVNGPVNSGNGALDFNGTYKVSGGILVAAGSSGMAQAPDDDSQQNSLTVVFSEMRAAGIAVNIADASGNSILTFTPTKQFQTIVVSAPGLKQGSSYTVSTGGTNSGTNEDGYAAYGTYSGGTQLTKVTLSSASTVISSTGEETTLGGMGGQGGGRPGPNNGQNTNGGTGNGGTPPEMGSGAPADGGRGGPNANTQQSGSNSTT
- a CDS encoding polyphosphate polymerase domain-containing protein, which translates into the protein MTQYQDVFKRYEKKYLMNQTQYAALEAELTPYMKHDQYGRHTICNLYLDTEDYRLIRMSLDKPVYKEKIRVRSYGVPQQGDSVFLELKKKYKDVVYKRRISLPLEETMDFLTFGRLPQEDSQIFEEIRWFVDFYRPVPKTFIGYDRVALFGRGDSELRITFDQNLRWRDTSLDLSRGDSGSPIIDPERVLMEIKVPGVMPLWLCRLMTELEIYPVSFSKYGTCYEEFLAPKTKYRTRYEGLTASKAFEKHSGGIICA
- a CDS encoding BTAD domain-containing putative transcriptional regulator, which codes for MAQTKPESETIWIHTLGKFSIQRGEHVLTQSNGKPKQVWLLIEYLIANRNAHPRIEHLIQALWADSRSCTDPMNALKNLVYRARDLLKKGLQDSDTEFIIYSQGSYLWNPELHCVVDEEELQRLSALAGLPGQKAMRQIALYQQAVSQYQGDFLPNSSYAPWVISHRKELTGLYLQSVRSLCLLLEETQEYGELIALCESAITLVPFEESLHKYLTGAYLRTGQNNKALAHYQYVTELFYRELGVNISANLRDLYRQITKTVHQTELDLSVIKDSLREEPDDDGAYYCDYEIFRNLYRIQARCLKRTGQSIIVALMTLMDDNGMIVNGSEAVAAVNLFREVVVHSLRKGDAVAAYSSSQFIIMLPLTNLENAEGIMQRITRKFESSYKKKDFKIIFTLRPIEPLEK
- a CDS encoding DUF4956 domain-containing protein; translation: MLDSILSAATTTATATATSVGINELILCTLASMALGIGVALCYMFRNTYNKSFVVTLALMPVIVQTVIMLVNGNLGTGIAVMGAFNLVRFRSVPGSAREIGSIFLAMAIGLATGMGYLFFALLFLVLVGVMTMILYTTKFAEPRKIRKELKITLPEDRDYDGIFDDLFEKYTKGAELMHVKTTNMGSLYELRYHVTLDSPVIEKEFIDALRCRNGNLSISCGQISNFREEL
- a CDS encoding sensor histidine kinase, whose translation is MIQKLRRKFVLINMSLVFSVLLIVFSVLLYTSYQRLENTSRNDMQMALTRTSEKTPPKFEIGGSKPQNLPSSTPIICAVLNSDGEILKTVGQNAEISQQVLEQAVQQALESNAQEGTISSLDLRFLRKDMPDGTKIAFADRSHERDSIRSLLLSALLVGLGGLIAFFLISLYLARWTLRPVERAWEQQRQFVADASHELKTPLTVILANTGILLSHRESTIEQQLKWVEYTRTEAIRMKQLVDDLLFLAKSDARRMPPLQTPVDLSNVAWSSLLPYESVAFEQGVTLNSSIAPNLFVLGDAGRLQQLIVILLDNACKYAGEHGVVTLTLEQAQAKARLTVNNTGALIPTDQLEQIFERFYRLDQSRARKTEGYGLGLSIAKTIVEAHGGKLSATSSAGAGTSFVAVLPLQL